In bacterium, the following proteins share a genomic window:
- a CDS encoding DUF3179 domain-containing (seleno)protein — translation MRAHRLRVLLGGLALLAASCASGDGAEAPTSDGSPAAAGPQRDAVAAPPAGGERDSGGAGPRAADGAAPDPDLAPSPSPVDAGSAPDVDRPPGGNDGPAPAESPPEPPTAEADEHVVELQQADAGSVVEVEPADDATPVADDLEVHPVERAALRNFRGYEFPPAPDVPSGPLGQAAAEDLEAVWSGLTTEVDVGAVARLGQSGDPRLGWILSDLLRFFYYGEVHEEAVSAFETLTGVSLAADPVAARSPWQSVTDHMFAWDLPAFDGYVDYKERLFTLVEPGWQPFFDDPESAIDWRFVSWGGVRIDDRPLGDPQRCVRGCIPARDDPPVTAAAGGAWYPDDRIVFALVIGGEARAYPKNFMEVHEMVNDTLGGRRIGFPYCTLCGAAQAYFTDDVPPGVETPVLRTSGLLSRSNKVMYDLVTKSVFDTFTGEAVSGPLREKGVVLNQATVVTTTWGEWKAAHPTTTIVARDGGIGHSYPLDPLRGRDDDGPIFPIGDVDARLGVHDQVFGVVLDDGTPVAFPVDAAVAVLEAGRTVELAGGSLRLDGGGVRAVDAAGNEIEGHQAFWFAWSQFMPDTLLWAP, via the coding sequence GTGCGCGCGCACCGACTTCGTGTTCTCTTGGGGGGTCTCGCATTGCTGGCGGCGTCCTGCGCGAGCGGCGATGGGGCCGAGGCGCCCACCTCCGATGGGTCGCCAGCAGCGGCCGGGCCGCAGCGGGACGCTGTGGCGGCGCCCCCCGCGGGCGGCGAGCGGGACTCCGGCGGGGCGGGGCCGCGGGCCGCTGACGGCGCCGCGCCGGATCCTGATCTAGCGCCATCGCCGTCCCCGGTCGACGCGGGGTCGGCTCCGGACGTCGACCGGCCGCCGGGCGGCAACGACGGGCCGGCACCGGCCGAAAGTCCGCCGGAGCCTCCGACCGCCGAGGCGGACGAGCACGTCGTCGAATTGCAGCAGGCCGACGCCGGGTCGGTTGTCGAGGTCGAGCCGGCCGACGATGCCACGCCGGTGGCGGATGACCTCGAGGTACACCCGGTCGAACGCGCCGCACTGCGGAACTTCCGCGGCTACGAGTTCCCGCCCGCGCCCGACGTGCCGTCCGGTCCGCTCGGGCAGGCGGCGGCCGAAGACCTCGAGGCTGTCTGGTCGGGGCTCACGACCGAGGTCGATGTCGGTGCGGTCGCCCGACTCGGGCAGTCCGGGGACCCGAGACTGGGCTGGATCCTCTCGGACCTCCTCAGGTTCTTCTACTACGGCGAGGTCCACGAGGAGGCGGTGTCCGCCTTCGAGACGTTGACGGGTGTGAGCCTGGCCGCCGATCCGGTGGCGGCCCGCAGCCCGTGGCAGTCCGTCACCGACCACATGTTCGCCTGGGATCTGCCCGCCTTCGACGGCTACGTCGACTACAAGGAGCGGCTGTTCACGCTGGTGGAGCCGGGCTGGCAGCCGTTCTTCGACGACCCTGAGTCGGCCATCGACTGGCGGTTCGTGAGTTGGGGAGGGGTGCGGATCGACGACCGCCCGCTCGGCGACCCGCAGCGGTGCGTCCGGGGCTGCATCCCGGCCCGCGACGACCCGCCGGTCACCGCCGCCGCCGGAGGTGCCTGGTATCCCGACGACCGCATCGTGTTCGCGCTGGTCATCGGCGGCGAGGCCAGGGCCTATCCGAAGAACTTCATGGAAGTCCACGAGATGGTCAACGACACGCTCGGGGGACGCAGGATCGGCTTCCCTTATTGCACGCTGTGCGGCGCCGCCCAGGCCTACTTCACCGACGACGTTCCCCCTGGCGTCGAGACACCGGTGCTGCGGACCTCGGGGCTGCTCTCGCGGTCCAACAAGGTCATGTACGACCTCGTCACCAAGTCGGTGTTCGACACCTTCACCGGCGAGGCCGTCTCGGGACCGCTCCGGGAGAAGGGAGTGGTCCTCAACCAGGCGACCGTCGTGACCACCACTTGGGGCGAGTGGAAGGCCGCCCATCCCACTACGACGATCGTCGCCCGCGACGGCGGTATCGGCCACAGCTACCCGCTCGACCCGCTGCGCGGCCGCGACGACGACGGGCCCATCTTCCCGATCGGAGACGTCGACGCGCGCCTCGGCGTCCACGACCAAGTCTTCGGCGTGGTCCTCGATGACGGCACCCCGGTCGCCTTCCCGGTGGACGCCGCGGTCGCTGTGCTCGAGGCCGGCCGAACCGTGGAACTCGCTGGCGGCAGCCTCCGCCTCGACGGGGGCGGCGTGCGCGCTGTCGACGCCGCCGGCAACGAGATCGAAGGCCACCAGGCCTTCTGGTTCGCCTGGAGCCAGTTCATGCCCGACACCCTCCTCTGGGCGCCCTGA
- the xseB gene encoding exodeoxyribonuclease VII small subunit — translation MAESTPEQAPADGYAAAMAELQKILDALEAPDVDVDALATHVDRAAELLRFCRERLVAAETQVTQIVAELDDLGLDADPSDAGPGSDGGATAGDPTG, via the coding sequence ATGGCTGAGAGCACGCCGGAGCAGGCGCCCGCCGACGGCTACGCCGCCGCCATGGCCGAACTGCAGAAGATCCTCGACGCCCTCGAAGCGCCCGACGTGGACGTCGATGCCCTGGCGACACACGTGGATCGGGCCGCCGAGCTGTTGCGTTTCTGCCGAGAGCGTCTTGTGGCAGCCGAGACCCAGGTGACGCAGATAGTGGCCGAACTCGACGATCTGGGCCTCGACGCCGATCCAAGTGATGCGGGACCCGGGAGCGACGGCGGGGCCACCGCAGGAGACCCGACCGGCTGA
- the xseA gene encoding exodeoxyribonuclease VII large subunit: protein MSELPRIEAPANNTPASGGGDDTTYDVHELLAELTETVEAAFPDEIWIRGQIRNLHRSRKGHVYFDLVTPTPADRNPPAVLPVVLFDWYRKIVNRILGAGAAGQMIDGVEVRIRGSVSVYKARGQVQLQMKTIDPAYTLSRLDDQRDRLLGELKAAGLLERNRALPLPTLPLRVALVTSAGSAAEADFRNVLAAGGIGWEILVADTPVQGFGSEQRIAAAVALAGQQAVDVIALVRGGGARTELAPFDSAAVAQAIAQSAAPVLTGIGHEIDRSVADVVAHTACSTPTACAAALVAQAGRFDRATLALWRRIEDAVDGRLAGDRHRLADAAQRAGAAFRASCRGARSEMRRLALGIDRVARHGAERARWHLDAQHVLTADRITARLAGQRRLLASAAGRLSLDTAHALETRRRQLDALDAQVRAYDPQRALERGWTITTDGAGRLLRSVADIAPGATLRTRMRDGTVTSTATAVASAETTGSEDG, encoded by the coding sequence GTGAGCGAGCTCCCGCGCATAGAGGCTCCGGCCAACAACACGCCTGCGTCTGGCGGTGGCGACGACACGACCTACGACGTGCACGAACTGCTTGCCGAGCTGACCGAGACGGTCGAGGCGGCGTTTCCGGACGAGATCTGGATCAGGGGCCAGATCCGCAACCTGCACAGGTCCCGCAAGGGCCACGTCTACTTCGACCTGGTCACTCCCACGCCGGCCGACAGGAACCCGCCGGCAGTCCTCCCGGTCGTCCTGTTCGACTGGTACCGCAAGATCGTGAACCGGATCCTCGGGGCGGGCGCGGCGGGCCAGATGATCGACGGGGTGGAGGTCCGCATCCGGGGCAGCGTCTCCGTCTACAAGGCGCGGGGCCAAGTCCAACTCCAGATGAAGACCATCGACCCCGCCTACACGCTCAGCAGGCTGGACGACCAGCGCGACCGTCTGCTGGGCGAGTTGAAGGCCGCCGGCCTGCTGGAGCGCAACAGGGCCCTTCCGCTGCCGACGCTGCCCCTGCGTGTGGCGCTGGTCACCAGCGCAGGCAGCGCCGCCGAGGCCGATTTCCGCAACGTGCTGGCAGCCGGTGGGATCGGCTGGGAGATCCTGGTCGCAGACACGCCGGTGCAGGGCTTCGGCAGCGAGCAGAGGATCGCCGCGGCGGTGGCGCTGGCCGGCCAGCAGGCAGTGGACGTGATCGCACTGGTACGCGGCGGCGGTGCCCGCACCGAACTGGCGCCGTTCGACAGCGCCGCGGTGGCACAGGCCATCGCGCAGAGCGCGGCGCCGGTCCTGACCGGCATCGGCCACGAGATCGACCGCTCGGTGGCGGATGTCGTGGCCCACACCGCCTGCAGCACGCCCACCGCCTGCGCGGCGGCCCTCGTTGCACAGGCCGGGCGGTTCGACCGGGCCACCCTGGCTCTCTGGCGGCGGATCGAGGACGCCGTCGACGGCAGGCTGGCCGGTGACCGGCACCGGCTTGCCGACGCCGCCCAACGGGCCGGGGCGGCCTTCCGGGCATCCTGCCGCGGCGCCCGCAGCGAGATGCGCCGGCTGGCTCTCGGCATCGACCGAGTGGCGCGCCACGGTGCCGAGCGAGCCCGCTGGCACCTCGACGCGCAGCATGTGCTGACCGCCGACAGGATCACCGCCCGCCTCGCCGGGCAGCGCCGTCTGCTGGCCTCCGCCGCCGGACGCCTGAGCCTCGACACCGCGCACGCTCTGGAGACCCGGCGCCGCCAGCTCGACGCACTCGACGCGCAAGTCCGCGCCTACGACCCGCAGCGGGCATTGGAGCGGGGCTGGACCATCACGACCGACGGGGCTGGACGACTGCTGCGGTCGGTCGCCGACATCGCGCCCGGCGCTACCCTGCGAACCCGGATGAGGGACGGGACCGTCACCAGCACCGCTACTGCGGTCGCGTCCGCCGAGACGACCGGGAGCGAAGATGGCTGA